One region of Nycticebus coucang isolate mNycCou1 chromosome 10, mNycCou1.pri, whole genome shotgun sequence genomic DNA includes:
- the DPF1 gene encoding zinc finger protein neuro-d4 isoform X9, translating to MEKTHRGPGLAPGQIYTYPARCWRKKRRLNILEDPRLRPCEYKIDCEAPLKKEGGLPEGPVLEALLCAETGEKKIELKEEETIMDCQKQQLLEFPHDLEVEDLEDDIPRRKNRAKGKAYGIGGLRKRQDTTSLEDRDKPYVCDICGKRYKNRPGLSYHYTHTHLAEEEGEENAERHALPFHRKNNHKQFYKELAWVPEAQRKHTAKKAPDGTVIPNGYCDFCLGGSKKTGCPEDLISCADCGRSGHPSCLQFTVNMTAAVRTYRWQCIECKSCSLCGTSENDGASWAGLTPQDQLLFCDDCDRGYHMYCLSPPMAEPPEGSWSCHLCLRHLKEKASAYITLT from the exons ATGGAGAAGACCCACCGCGGGCCAG GTTTGGCCCCGGGACAGATTTACACGTACCCCGCCCGCTGTTGGAGGAAGAAACGGAGACTCAACATTCTGGAGGACCCTAGACTCCGGCCCTGCGAGTACAAGATCG ACTGCGAGGCACCTTTGAAGAAAGAGGGTGGCCTCCCGGAAGGGCCAGTCCTCGAGGCTCTACTGTGTGCTGAGACAGGGGAGAAGAAAATTGAGCTGAAAGAGGAGGAGACCATTATGGACTGTCAG AAACAGCAGTTGCTGGAGTTTCCGCATGATCTTGAGGTGGAAGATTTGGAGGATGACATTCCCAGGAGGAAGAACAGGGCCAAAGGAAAG GCATATGGCATCGGAGGTCTCCGGAAACGCCAGGACACCACTTCCCTGGAGGACCGAGACAAGCCGTATGTCTGTGATA TCTGTGGGAAACGGTATAAGAACCGGCCCGGGCTCAGCTACCACTATACCCACACCCACCtggcagaggaggaaggggaggagaacgCCGAACGCCACGCCCTGCCCTTCCACCGGAAAAACAACCATAAAC AGTTTTACAAAGAATTGGCCTGGGTCCCTGAGGCACAAAGGAAACACACAG CCAAGAAGGCACCTGATGGCACTGTCATCCCTAACGGCTACTGTGACTTCTGCTTGGGTGGCTCCAAGAAGACAGGGTGTCCTGAGGACCTCATCTCCTGTGCAGACTGTGGGCGATCAG GACACCCCTCGTGTTTACAGTTTACGGTGAACATGACTGCAGCTGTGCGGACCTACCGCTGGCAGTGCATTGAGTGCAAATCCTGCAGCCTGTGTGGCACCTCAGAGAACGAC GGTGCCAGCTGGGCGGGTCTCACCCCCCAGGACCAGCTGCTGTTTTGTGATGACTGCGATCGGGGTTACCACATGTACTGTCTGAGTCCCCCCATGGCGGAGCCCCCGGAAG GGAGCTGGAGTTGTCACCTCTGTCTTCGGCACCTGAAAGAAAAGGCCTCTGCCTATATCACCCTCACATAG
- the DPF1 gene encoding zinc finger protein neuro-d4 isoform X10 — protein sequence MEKTHRGPGLAPGQIYTYPARCWRKKRRLNILEDPRLRPCEYKIDCEAPLKKEGGLPEGPVLEALLCAETGEKKIELKEEETIMDCQKQQLLEFPHDLEVEDLEDDIPRRKNRAKGKAYGIGGLRKRQDTTSLEDRDKPYVCDICGKRYKNRPGLSYHYTHTHLAEEEGEENAERHALPFHRKNNHKQFYKELAWVPEAQRKHTAKKAPDGTVIPNGYCDFCLGGSKKTGCPEDLISCADCGRSGHPSCLQFTVNMTAAVRTYRWQCIECKSCSLCGTSENDDQLLFCDDCDRGYHMYCLSPPMAEPPEGSWSCHLCLRHLKEKASAYITLT from the exons ATGGAGAAGACCCACCGCGGGCCAG GTTTGGCCCCGGGACAGATTTACACGTACCCCGCCCGCTGTTGGAGGAAGAAACGGAGACTCAACATTCTGGAGGACCCTAGACTCCGGCCCTGCGAGTACAAGATCG ACTGCGAGGCACCTTTGAAGAAAGAGGGTGGCCTCCCGGAAGGGCCAGTCCTCGAGGCTCTACTGTGTGCTGAGACAGGGGAGAAGAAAATTGAGCTGAAAGAGGAGGAGACCATTATGGACTGTCAG AAACAGCAGTTGCTGGAGTTTCCGCATGATCTTGAGGTGGAAGATTTGGAGGATGACATTCCCAGGAGGAAGAACAGGGCCAAAGGAAAG GCATATGGCATCGGAGGTCTCCGGAAACGCCAGGACACCACTTCCCTGGAGGACCGAGACAAGCCGTATGTCTGTGATA TCTGTGGGAAACGGTATAAGAACCGGCCCGGGCTCAGCTACCACTATACCCACACCCACCtggcagaggaggaaggggaggagaacgCCGAACGCCACGCCCTGCCCTTCCACCGGAAAAACAACCATAAAC AGTTTTACAAAGAATTGGCCTGGGTCCCTGAGGCACAAAGGAAACACACAG CCAAGAAGGCACCTGATGGCACTGTCATCCCTAACGGCTACTGTGACTTCTGCTTGGGTGGCTCCAAGAAGACAGGGTGTCCTGAGGACCTCATCTCCTGTGCAGACTGTGGGCGATCAG GACACCCCTCGTGTTTACAGTTTACGGTGAACATGACTGCAGCTGTGCGGACCTACCGCTGGCAGTGCATTGAGTGCAAATCCTGCAGCCTGTGTGGCACCTCAGAGAACGAC GACCAGCTGCTGTTTTGTGATGACTGCGATCGGGGTTACCACATGTACTGTCTGAGTCCCCCCATGGCGGAGCCCCCGGAAG GGAGCTGGAGTTGTCACCTCTGTCTTCGGCACCTGAAAGAAAAGGCCTCTGCCTATATCACCCTCACATAG
- the DPF1 gene encoding zinc finger protein neuro-d4 isoform X4: MGGLSARPTAGRIDPAGTCWGQDPGSKMATVIPGPLSLGEDFYREAIEHCRSYNARLCAERSLRLPFLDSQTGVAQNNCYIWMEKTHRGPGLAPGQIYTYPARCWRKKRRLNILEDPRLRPCEYKIDCEAPLKKEGGLPEGPVLEALLCAETGEKKIELKEEETIMDCQKQQLLEFPHDLEVEDLEDDIPRRKNRAKGKAYGIGGLRKRQDTTSLEDRDKPYVCDICGKRYKNRPGLSYHYTHTHLAEEEGEENAERHALPFHRKNNHKQFYKELAWVPEAQRKHTAKKAPDGTVIPNGYCDFCLGGSKKTGCPEDLISCADCGRSGHPSCLQFTVNMTAAVRTYRWQCIECKSCSLCGTSENDGASWAGLTPQDQLLFCDDCDRGYHMYCLSPPMAEPPEGSWSCHLCLRHLKEKASAYITLT, from the exons ATGGGCGGCCTCAGCGCCCGCCCGACCGCTGGGAGGATCGACCCGGCGGGGACCTGCTGGGGGCAGGACCCCGGGAGCAAGATGGCCACAGTCATCCCCGGCCCCCTGAG CCTAGGCGAGGACTTCTACCGCGAGGCCATCGAGCACTGCCGCAGCTACAACGCGCGCCTGTGCGCCGAGCGCAGCCTGCGCCTGCCCTTCCTCGACTCGCAGACCGGTGTGGCCCAGAACAACTGCTACATCTGGATGGAGAAGACCCACCGCGGGCCAG GTTTGGCCCCGGGACAGATTTACACGTACCCCGCCCGCTGTTGGAGGAAGAAACGGAGACTCAACATTCTGGAGGACCCTAGACTCCGGCCCTGCGAGTACAAGATCG ACTGCGAGGCACCTTTGAAGAAAGAGGGTGGCCTCCCGGAAGGGCCAGTCCTCGAGGCTCTACTGTGTGCTGAGACAGGGGAGAAGAAAATTGAGCTGAAAGAGGAGGAGACCATTATGGACTGTCAG AAACAGCAGTTGCTGGAGTTTCCGCATGATCTTGAGGTGGAAGATTTGGAGGATGACATTCCCAGGAGGAAGAACAGGGCCAAAGGAAAG GCATATGGCATCGGAGGTCTCCGGAAACGCCAGGACACCACTTCCCTGGAGGACCGAGACAAGCCGTATGTCTGTGATA TCTGTGGGAAACGGTATAAGAACCGGCCCGGGCTCAGCTACCACTATACCCACACCCACCtggcagaggaggaaggggaggagaacgCCGAACGCCACGCCCTGCCCTTCCACCGGAAAAACAACCATAAAC AGTTTTACAAAGAATTGGCCTGGGTCCCTGAGGCACAAAGGAAACACACAG CCAAGAAGGCACCTGATGGCACTGTCATCCCTAACGGCTACTGTGACTTCTGCTTGGGTGGCTCCAAGAAGACAGGGTGTCCTGAGGACCTCATCTCCTGTGCAGACTGTGGGCGATCAG GACACCCCTCGTGTTTACAGTTTACGGTGAACATGACTGCAGCTGTGCGGACCTACCGCTGGCAGTGCATTGAGTGCAAATCCTGCAGCCTGTGTGGCACCTCAGAGAACGAC GGTGCCAGCTGGGCGGGTCTCACCCCCCAGGACCAGCTGCTGTTTTGTGATGACTGCGATCGGGGTTACCACATGTACTGTCTGAGTCCCCCCATGGCGGAGCCCCCGGAAG GGAGCTGGAGTTGTCACCTCTGTCTTCGGCACCTGAAAGAAAAGGCCTCTGCCTATATCACCCTCACATAG